The Campylobacter concisus DNA window GAGCTAGGGTTTACTGGGCCTTTATAACTTATCTCACTATAATGCACAAGCCCATCGACACCGCCAACATCAACAAACATACCATAAGTTGTGATTTTTTTAACTGTGCCCTCTATAACGCTATCGTTTTCTACTATGCTTGATAGAGCTTCTTTACGCTTTTTGCGGTCGTCATCTAAAATTTTCTTTCTAGAGACAACTATGCTATTTTCCTCTTTATCAATTTTTATAACTCTTACTTTATATGTTTTACCAATTACGCCTTCAGCGTTTTTAAAGCCACTGTGAGTTTTTGGTAAGAAAAATTCCACACCATTTACATCTTGAGTTATAAAGCCACCTTTATTTTTTCCAACTACTTTTACATCGATTTCGCCAGAATTTTCAGGATCGTAAGCTTCGATGAAAGCTTTAACTTTCTCTTTTCTAAGTGCTTTTTTGTGCGACACTATAGGTCTTCCATTTCTTGATCCAGTTATTACAACTTTGATCGTATCGCCAACTTTATGCGTCAGGTTGCCGTTTGCATCAGTGATCTCAGAAACATTTAAAATGCCTTCTGACTTCTTGCCAACATCAATTAAAACCTCATCGCCATTGATACTGACGATCTTTGCGTCACTATCTTCTTCAGTCTTTTTAAAAGACTCCTCTAACATCGCAGCAAAATCGATATCTTCGATATCCTCGTCTTTTGCTTTTCCTAATTGAACACTTTTGTTCACAGCCATCTTGATCCTTTAAATTTTATTATGCCAGTAGAGGCAAATTGGCTTATTATAGTTAATTGTGGCTTTAGCTAGGATAAATTTTATACTTTTTTGATTCTGTCAACGACTTTTTGTATGATCCAGTCAGGCGTACTTGCACCCGCACTTATGCCACACAAATTTTTGCCATCAAACCATGATTTTTCAAGCTCTTCTTCGCTTTCTATGAGGTAGCTATCTTCGCAGAAATTTTTAGATATTAGATAGAGTTGTTTTGTATTTGAGCTATTTTTTCCACCAATTATTATCATCACATCGGCTCTTTTTGCCAAATTTTTAGCAGCCTCTTGGTTTTCAAATGTCGCGTTGCAGATGGTGTTAAAAACGCGTACCTCTTTTACGTGAAGCATAAGGTAGTTTGCGATTTGCATAAATTTCTCGACTTTTCTAGTCGTTTGACTAACAAGAGCGACTTTTTGCTTAAATTTAATGCCCTCTAGCTCGCTCTCTTCAAGCACGACGTAGACATTACCCTTGGCGTATGACTTCACGCCCTTTACTTCAGGGTGATGCATATCGCCATAAATCACCACATCATAGCCCTCTTCGCTCATTTTTTCACAAATTTGCTGTGGCTTTGTCACAAATGGGCAAGTTGCATCGATCACTTTTATATCGGTTTTTTTTAGCTCTGCAAGGTCATTTTTAGTGATGCCATGAGTACGGATGATCGCCTTTTTCTCATCTTTTAGCTCATCTATACCCTCAAGTGTTTTTACATTGTAGTTTTTCTCAAGCCTGTTTATCTCTTCGTTATTATGGATGAGTGGCCCGATGGTCGCAGCATCTCCTGCATTTTCAGCAATCTTTATCGCCCTTTTTACACCAAAGCAAAATCCATAGCTACTAGCAAGCTCAATCTTCAACTCTAGCTCCCATTTTCTTTAAAATTTCAGCAAAATTTGGAAACGATGTGGCGATAAATTCGCTCTTTTCTATCTGCATGCCACATTTTAGTCCAAGTACGGCAAAGCTCATCGCGATCCTATGATCTCCGTGGCTATCTATCTTGGCAAATTTAGCCTCAGAGCCATTTATGATAAAGCCATCTTCAAGCTCGCTAGCATCAACGCCGCACTGCTTTAACGCATTTATCGTGACGGCTATCCTATCACTCTCTTTTACGCGAAGCTCTTTTGCATTTATTAGCTTGCTTTGGCCTTTAGCGCAGGCAAATGCGATGGCTAAAGCCGGGGCTTCATCAATGAGCCACGAGATATTTTCACTAACCTCTACGCCTTTTAAATTTGGCGAATATCTAACCTCGATATCACCGATATCTTCGTACTTGCTTGAAGTTTTGTGAAATTTTATCTCAGCGCCCATTTTCTCTAAAATCCTGTAAGCTTCGATGCGAGTTTTATTTAGCAAAATATTTTTTAAAATAATGTGTGAGCCCGGAATTATAAGTGCTGCGACTGCAAAGAAAAATGCAGAACTTGGATCATTTGGCACATCTATATCAAGTGGCGCAAGTGGCGATTTCATAGGCTTCAGAGTAATCTCTAAGCCGTCACGCTTTATATCAGCTCCCATGCCTGCAAACATGCGCTCAGTATGATCTCTGCTTAGCTCTGGCTCGCTAAATTTACAGCCATCTGAGTAAAGAGCCGCTAGTAAAAGCGCACTTTTTACCTGGGCTGAGGCGATCTTGCTATCAAAACTAAATCTTTCAAATTTCATCCCTCTTATGCAAAGCGGAGCATTGTTTGCGTTGTTTGCACCATCTATCTTTGCACCCATATCGTTTAGAGGTTTTGCTATTCTAGCCATTGGACGTGAGTTTAAATATCTATCACCACTTAGCACAAAAAAGCCATCCTGTACGGCTAGTAATCCCATAAAAAGCCTCATCGCCGTACCAGAGTTACCACACTCTAAAATTTCATTTGGCTCTTTTATCTTTTGTGGCGGCATGATCGTTATTTCAGAACCATTGTCCTCAACTTTTGCGCCTAAAAGCTGGACTATTTTTAAGGTATTTAGCGTATCGCCAGCTCTTAGGTAGTTTCTAATGCGAGATGGTTTATCACTCAAAAGCGAAAAAATCGCGCATCTATGCGAGATGGATTTATCCGCTGCGATGTCGTCAATAGTTAAATTTAGACTTTTTTCTAATGGATAAATTCTCATCTTATTCCAATATTTAGTTTCTCTTTTAGCTCACCTAAGATTTTATCCATAAGTGCGTTTATATCATCATCCTCAAGTGTTTTTTCCATATCTTGGAATGTAAATTTAAGGCTAAGGCTGATCGCGCCATTTAGTTTCGCATCTTTATAAATATCAACTGGTAAAAATTCTTTTAGCTCTTTTAGATTTAGCCCTCTTATGCACTCATAAATTCGTCCAGCCTCGAAATTTTCAGGCACGATGAGGCTAAGATCTCTTGTAGTGCTTTGGAATTTTGAGTAAGGCACTGCTAAGACCGGTTCGAATTTAAACTTAGTAAAATCAATCTCGCAAACATAAGTTTTTGGCAGATCTCTCTTTGCCTCAACTCTTGCGTCAACTCTACCGATATAGCCGATATTTTCGCCATTTTGATAGATGTGTGCTTGTTCGTATGGACTAAGATATGAGATGCCCTGGCAAGGTTTTAGTTCAAATTTGCCTATGACATTTTGCACCATCGAAGCAAAAGCATAGAAATTTGCCTCCTCGCCCTTTGCACCATTTATCAGCGTAGGCTCTTTCAGAAGTCCAGACACAACAAAGCCTAAATTTAAGCCCTGGTTTGCATTTTCGTCAAAAATTTCTCCAAGCTCAAATAGTCTAACTGAGCGTTTCGAGTTTTTGATATTTTTCTCGCTTGAGCTTAGAAGGTGATTAACAAGTGTCGGTCTAAGCGTGTTTAGCTCATTATTTATAGGATTTAGTATCTTGACTTTGCATGGTTTAAAATTTAGCTCACTAAGCTCATCCTCACTATCAAAGACATAGTGTACGCTTTCAAAAAAGCCATTATCAGCTGCTCTACGCCTTAAATTTAGGGCGTTTTTATAGTTAAAATATGTCTTATTTAGCCTATTTTTCTCTGCAAAATTTAGCGGCGTTGAGGCGATATTGTCGATGCCTATTATCCTTACGATCTCCTCGCAGATATCATGAGAATTTACGATATCATGGCGAAATAACGGCACTTTTACGTTAAAGCTTTCTTGCTCGACATTTACCGCGATCTCAAAGCCAAGTTTCTTTAAAATTTTAACGACATCGTTTCTTGCAACCTCTTGACCGATCATATTTTTAAGCTCGCCAAGTGAGATGCTAAGCGTGATAGGCTCGGTGTTTAAAAGCGACTGCTGTGAGCCAGCAAAGAGATTTAGAGTATCTTTAAAATTAGCAAGTCTTTTAAATAAATAATCCGCTCCATAAGCTAAATTTGGCTCGCCACCACGACTTGAGCGATAAATTTGATCACCCTTTGGTAAATTTTTATTTTCAAAAATAGCCTTTGAAACTACGTCTGGCTTTACGTAGCTAGCTTCTACTAGGATCACTTTTGACTTCTCATCTACCCTAGCCTCATCGCTTTGGCAAATTCCA harbors:
- a CDS encoding 4-hydroxy-3-methylbut-2-enyl diphosphate reductase, whose protein sequence is MKIELASSYGFCFGVKRAIKIAENAGDAATIGPLIHNNEEINRLEKNYNVKTLEGIDELKDEKKAIIRTHGITKNDLAELKKTDIKVIDATCPFVTKPQQICEKMSEEGYDVVIYGDMHHPEVKGVKSYAKGNVYVVLEESELEGIKFKQKVALVSQTTRKVEKFMQIANYLMLHVKEVRVFNTICNATFENQEAAKNLAKRADVMIIIGGKNSSNTKQLYLISKNFCEDSYLIESEEELEKSWFDGKNLCGISAGASTPDWIIQKVVDRIKKV
- the aroA gene encoding 3-phosphoshikimate 1-carboxyvinyltransferase, with product MRIYPLEKSLNLTIDDIAADKSISHRCAIFSLLSDKPSRIRNYLRAGDTLNTLKIVQLLGAKVEDNGSEITIMPPQKIKEPNEILECGNSGTAMRLFMGLLAVQDGFFVLSGDRYLNSRPMARIAKPLNDMGAKIDGANNANNAPLCIRGMKFERFSFDSKIASAQVKSALLLAALYSDGCKFSEPELSRDHTERMFAGMGADIKRDGLEITLKPMKSPLAPLDIDVPNDPSSAFFFAVAALIIPGSHIILKNILLNKTRIEAYRILEKMGAEIKFHKTSSKYEDIGDIEVRYSPNLKGVEVSENISWLIDEAPALAIAFACAKGQSKLINAKELRVKESDRIAVTINALKQCGVDASELEDGFIINGSEAKFAKIDSHGDHRIAMSFAVLGLKCGMQIEKSEFIATSFPNFAEILKKMGARVED
- the pheT gene encoding phenylalanine--tRNA ligase subunit beta; the encoded protein is MIISKHWLNEWIDLSDVSGETLSKTLNSIGLEVDSYKEINLPKSIVVGYIKSREKHPDADKLSICQVDVGGETLQIVCGAKNVEAGQFVPVALIGTTMPNGLEIKKAKLRGIESSGMICSSSELGLPKVNDGILPLDESIGKLKLGTSLSEFEVFKDTIIEVDVTANRGDCQNLHGIAREICAALDLNMKDSHEDDESENLLGIGRIASVRAEDKVNGSFLYKAFELKEGLYENLITRMRLALIECQKTNLVERLLEYATFCTGVLFRAYDHAKLVSEGEKAVFDIKNGENGECVVYCGDKNLGIAGICQSDEARVDEKSKVILVEASYVKPDVVSKAIFENKNLPKGDQIYRSSRGGEPNLAYGADYLFKRLANFKDTLNLFAGSQQSLLNTEPITLSISLGELKNMIGQEVARNDVVKILKKLGFEIAVNVEQESFNVKVPLFRHDIVNSHDICEEIVRIIGIDNIASTPLNFAEKNRLNKTYFNYKNALNLRRRAADNGFFESVHYVFDSEDELSELNFKPCKVKILNPINNELNTLRPTLVNHLLSSSEKNIKNSKRSVRLFELGEIFDENANQGLNLGFVVSGLLKEPTLINGAKGEEANFYAFASMVQNVIGKFELKPCQGISYLSPYEQAHIYQNGENIGYIGRVDARVEAKRDLPKTYVCEIDFTKFKFEPVLAVPYSKFQSTTRDLSLIVPENFEAGRIYECIRGLNLKELKEFLPVDIYKDAKLNGAISLSLKFTFQDMEKTLEDDDINALMDKILGELKEKLNIGIR